Below is a genomic region from Microbulbifer sp. ALW1.
CACTGAGGCTTGCGATGACAGAAATCGGGGCAAATTGATTCCGAAGCTTGTCCCGATTTTTAATAAGTCATACAATAATAGTTATGAGAGAGTAAATGGGGTTCAATAATAATGGCCAGTGATAACAAGAAGACGGTCCTGCGGTCGGCCAATTGGTTCGGTACCCGTGACAAAAACGGTTTTATGTACCGCAGTTGGATGAAGAACCAGGGCATCCCCGAGCATCATTTTGAGGGCAAGCCGGTTATCGGTATCTGCAACACCTGGTCCGAGCTGACCCCGTGTAATGCCCACTTCCGCAAAATTGCCGAGCACGTCAAAAAGGGCGTGATTGAAGCCGGCGGCGTGCCGGTAGAATTTCCGGTATTTTCCAACGGTGAATCCAACCTGCGTCCCACCGCCATGTTTACCCGCAACCTGGCCGCCATGGATACGGAAGAGGCTATCCGCGGCAACCCGCTTGATGCGGTTGTTCTGCTGGTGGGTTGCGACAAAACCACTCCGGCCCTGCTGATGGGGGCCGCCAGCTGCAATCTGCCCACTATCGTGGTTACCGGCGGCCCTATGTTGAACGGCAAGCACAAGGGCAAGGACGTAGGTTCCGGTACCCTGGTGTGGCAGGCCCACGAAGAGTACAAGGCCGGCAATATTTCCCTGCACGAATTCCTGAGCGCTGAGGCGAGCATGTCCCGCTCTGCGGGTACCTGTAACACCATGGGTACCGCGTCCACCATGGCGTGTATGGCGGAGTCCCTCGGCACCAGCCTGCCGCACAATGCCGCGATTCCCGCAGTGGATTCCCGCCGCTATGTGCTGGCGCACCTGTCCGGCATGCGCATTGTTGATATGGTGCATGAGGACCTGACCCTGTCCAAGGTGCTGACCAAAGACGCCTTTATCAATGCGATTCGCACCAATGCCGCCATCGGTGGCTCTACCAACGCGGTTATCCACCTCAAGGCCATTGCCGGTCGCATGGGCGTGGACCTGAATCTGGACGACTGGAAAGAAGGGCGCGAAGTCCCGACCCTGGTCAACCTGCAGCCGTCCGGCAAGTACCTGATGGAAGAGTTTTATTACGCGGGAGGCCTGCCGGCTGTGTTGCGCCGCCTGGGCGAATCCGGTGCCTTGAACAAGGACTGCCTGACCGTCAATGGCAAGACCATTGGCGAGAACGTGGAAGATGCACCCTGTTACAACGACGATGTCATTCGCCCGCTGGACAATCCGCTGGTAGAAAATGGCGGTATCTGTGTGTTGCGCGGCAACCTGGCGCCGCGCGGTGCGGTGCTGAAGCCCTCGGCGGCAAGTCCCGAGCTGATGAACCACCGCGGCCGCGCGGTAGTGTTCGAAGACTTCGAACACTACAAATCCCGCGTGGTAGATCCGGATCTGGATATCGATGAAACCTGCGTGATGGTGCTGAAAAATTGCGGCCCCAAGGGATATCCAGGGATGGCGGAAGTGGGCAACATGGGCCTGCCGCCCAAGGTACTGAAAAAGGGCATCAAGGACATGGTGCGTATTTCCGACGCGCGCATGAGTGGCACTGCCTTTGGTACCGTAGTGTTGCACACGGCCCCGGAAGCCATGGAGTTTGGCCCGCTGGCGGCGGTGCAGGATGGCGACATGATTCACCTGGATGCGCACAATGGTGTGCTGCATCTCGAAGTATCCGATGAAGAAATAGCTGCGCGCCTGGAAAAACTGAAAGCCGATCGCGTGATCGCCACTACCAGCGGTTATGAGGCCATGTACCGCAATCATGTGATGCAGGCCGACGAAGGCTGTGACTTCGATTTTCTGGTGGGCTGCCGCGGTTCAGAAGTACCGCCGCACTCTCACTAACGGGAAGCGCTGTACACACCAGATAGATTTTCTACAGGTAACCATTAATCCGGTTTATCACGTTTGACTCCCGGCGCCCTTCGGGGCGCCTTTTTTCACTCAGGCGTACCGGCCCTACCTGTCGACCGGATTCAGTAGAATCCATGCGATCCACTCCGCAGAGAGTGGGCGCAGTAATGACAACGAATAATGCATAAAGCGAGCGAGTGATGACGCTGACCAATCAATATCCGAGCCTTAATGGCAAAACCGTATTTGTTTCCGGCGGCGGTTCCGGCATTGGCGCCAGCCTGGTGGAGTCTTTTTTCCAGCAGGGTGCCAAAGTTGCCTTTGTGGATATTCAGGAAGACGTATCCTCCGCACTGGTCGAGCGACTGCGCAACGAAAGTGCGGCAGGCGAAGTGCGCTTTTACCCCTGCGACCTCACCGATATCAACCGCTTGCAATCGGTTATTGCGCAGGCGGCGGAAGAGCTGGGCCCCATCTCGGTACTTATCAATAACGCCGCCAATGACACGCGCCACGATTTTCGTGAGGTAACTCCGGAACAGTGGGACAAGTGTCTCGCCGTCAATATGCGCCACCACTTCTTTGCGGCGCAGGCGGTATATCCCTATATGAAAGCACTGGGAGCGGGTTCCATCATCAACCTCGGTTCCATGAGCTGGCACGCAGGTCAGGGTGGCATGCCCGGCTATACCAGTGCCAAGGCATCCATCGAAGGCCTGACCCGTGGTTTGGCCCGCGACATGGGCCCGGACCGAATCCGCGTGAATTGCCTGGTGCCCGGTTGGGTGATGACCGAAAAGCAACTGGCCGAGCGGGTCGATGACGCTGCACGCGAAGCCATCGACAAGGGCCAGAGTGTAAAAGATCCACTGATGCCGGAGAGCATCAGTGCCATGGCCCTGTTCCTGGCTTCCGACGATGCCTCTATGTGCACCGCACAGAATTTCATCGTCGACGGCGGCTGGATTTAAAAACTTAGGAGAAACCAATGACGATTACCGGAAAACAACTGATCGCAGGCAACTGGGTGGACGGCCGTGCCGGATCATTTCATGGCGTAAATCCGGCCACCGGTGAAAACCTGGCACCGGCGATCAGCTCCGCGGATGAGTTCCAGGTAACCGAAGCGGTGAATGCCGCCAGCGCCTGCGCCACGGAATTTGCCAATCTGGCACCGGCCAAGCGCGCTGCATTCCTCAACGCCTGCGCCGACGAAATCATGAACCTGGGCGATGAGCTGCTGGAGCGTGTCTCTGCAGAGACCGGCTACCCGTTGGCCCGCGCCCAGGGCGAGCGCGGCCGTACCTGCGGCCAGCTGCGCCTGTTTGCAGACTGGATTGTAAAAGGTGAATACCTGGATGCGCGCATCGATACCGCCATGCCGGATCGTGAACCGCTGCCGCGCCCTGACCTGCGTTCCTTCAATCAGGCACTGGGACCGGTGGCGGTCTTCGGTGCGAGCAACTTCCCGCTGGCGTTCTCCGTCGCCGGTGGGGACACCGCGGCGGCATTTGCCGCCGGTTGTCCGGTGATTGTAAAAGGCCACAACTCCCACCCGGGCACCAGCGAGCTGGTAGCCCAGGCGATTGATAAGGCCGTAAAAAACACCGGCATGCCTGCGGGTGTTTTCTCTCTGATCATGGGTTCCGGGCGCCGCGTGGGCGCCGAGCTGGTAAAGGCGCCGGGAGTAAAAGCGGTTGGCTTCACCGGTTCCTTGCAGGGCGGTATGGCGCTGTTCAACCTGGCCAACGCACGCCCGGAACCGATTCCTGTGTTTGCAGAAATGGGCAGCATCAACCCGGTCGTACTCTTGTCAGAAGCGCTGCAAGAAAAAGCTGAAACCATCGCCGAAGGCTTTGTCGGCTCCCTGACCCTGGGTACCGGTCAGTTCTGTGTGAACCCTGGGCTGGTGCTGGCAGTGGAAGGTGAAGGTCTGGATCGCTTTATCGCGGCCACCAGCGATGCACTGGCCAAGGTCGGCGCAGGTGTGATGTTGAATGAAAATACCCTGGCCGGATACCAGAGCGGCGTTGCCCGCCTGCGCGATCAGCAGGGCGTGGAACAGGTTGGCTGTGGTGAAGCCGCTGGTGACGATAGAGGGTTCACTTGCCAGGCGGGTCTGTTGACCGTGGATGGTAAGAACTTCCTCGCCAACAAAGAGCTGCAGGAAGAAGTCTTCGGCCCCATGTCGCTGGTAGTGAAGTGTCGCGATCGCAGCGAACTACTGCAGGCAATTGCTTCACTGCAGGGCCAGCTGACCGGAACTCTGCAGTGCACCGAATCGGAGCTCGCGGGGTACGGCGATCTGGTAGAAATCCTGCGGCAGAAAGTCGGCCGTGTGGTTTGCAACAATTTCCCTACGGGTGTGGAAGTGTGTCATTCCATGATGCACGGTGGTCCTTTCCCTGCGGCTACCGATGCGCGCTTCACTTCCGTCGGCACCATGTCCATCGCGCGCTTTGTGCGCCCGATCTGCTTCCAGAACTATCCGGAAGCACTGCTGCCGGAGGCCCTGAAAAACGCCAATCCGCTCAACATTGCGCGGCTGGTAAATGGTGAAAAAAGCAGTGATGCATTCTGAACTGAACATGCCCAGCGGGATAGTCGCCTCTGAGCTGCCCATCGGCAGCGGTAATCGACCGCTGCAGTTGATTACGCTGGAGAACAGTCGCGGTACCCGGGTCACCTTGTGTGACCTCGGTGCCAGCCTGTATTCCATCCACACCAAAGACCGCTATGGCCACAGCGATAATATCCTGCTGACCTACGCCGATCCTCAGCACTGGCTGGAGAACGATGGCTACCTTGGTGTGACTGCGGGTCGGGTTGCCAACCGCATTGGCGGTGCGTGTTTTGAACTGG
It encodes:
- a CDS encoding IlvD/Edd family dehydratase, whose translation is MASDNKKTVLRSANWFGTRDKNGFMYRSWMKNQGIPEHHFEGKPVIGICNTWSELTPCNAHFRKIAEHVKKGVIEAGGVPVEFPVFSNGESNLRPTAMFTRNLAAMDTEEAIRGNPLDAVVLLVGCDKTTPALLMGAASCNLPTIVVTGGPMLNGKHKGKDVGSGTLVWQAHEEYKAGNISLHEFLSAEASMSRSAGTCNTMGTASTMACMAESLGTSLPHNAAIPAVDSRRYVLAHLSGMRIVDMVHEDLTLSKVLTKDAFINAIRTNAAIGGSTNAVIHLKAIAGRMGVDLNLDDWKEGREVPTLVNLQPSGKYLMEEFYYAGGLPAVLRRLGESGALNKDCLTVNGKTIGENVEDAPCYNDDVIRPLDNPLVENGGICVLRGNLAPRGAVLKPSAASPELMNHRGRAVVFEDFEHYKSRVVDPDLDIDETCVMVLKNCGPKGYPGMAEVGNMGLPPKVLKKGIKDMVRISDARMSGTAFGTVVLHTAPEAMEFGPLAAVQDGDMIHLDAHNGVLHLEVSDEEIAARLEKLKADRVIATTSGYEAMYRNHVMQADEGCDFDFLVGCRGSEVPPHSH
- a CDS encoding SDR family NAD(P)-dependent oxidoreductase: MTLTNQYPSLNGKTVFVSGGGSGIGASLVESFFQQGAKVAFVDIQEDVSSALVERLRNESAAGEVRFYPCDLTDINRLQSVIAQAAEELGPISVLINNAANDTRHDFREVTPEQWDKCLAVNMRHHFFAAQAVYPYMKALGAGSIINLGSMSWHAGQGGMPGYTSAKASIEGLTRGLARDMGPDRIRVNCLVPGWVMTEKQLAERVDDAAREAIDKGQSVKDPLMPESISAMALFLASDDASMCTAQNFIVDGGWI
- a CDS encoding aldehyde dehydrogenase (NADP(+)) → MTITGKQLIAGNWVDGRAGSFHGVNPATGENLAPAISSADEFQVTEAVNAASACATEFANLAPAKRAAFLNACADEIMNLGDELLERVSAETGYPLARAQGERGRTCGQLRLFADWIVKGEYLDARIDTAMPDREPLPRPDLRSFNQALGPVAVFGASNFPLAFSVAGGDTAAAFAAGCPVIVKGHNSHPGTSELVAQAIDKAVKNTGMPAGVFSLIMGSGRRVGAELVKAPGVKAVGFTGSLQGGMALFNLANARPEPIPVFAEMGSINPVVLLSEALQEKAETIAEGFVGSLTLGTGQFCVNPGLVLAVEGEGLDRFIAATSDALAKVGAGVMLNENTLAGYQSGVARLRDQQGVEQVGCGEAAGDDRGFTCQAGLLTVDGKNFLANKELQEEVFGPMSLVVKCRDRSELLQAIASLQGQLTGTLQCTESELAGYGDLVEILRQKVGRVVCNNFPTGVEVCHSMMHGGPFPAATDARFTSVGTMSIARFVRPICFQNYPEALLPEALKNANPLNIARLVNGEKSSDAF